The Streptomyces sp. cg36 genomic interval CTCCTGGGGGCGAATGTCCGCGCAGCGTAACGCCGTCGCGCCCACCGCGTCAGGAGCGCCTCGGGACGGCCCCGGCACCGCCTCGAACAGCGGCCCGGACTCCCGCTAGCATGCGCGCCCATGAACGACGACGTGCGCAACATCGTGCTGGGAGTGGTCGCCGCGGGCATCAGCGCCACCCTGGGCTGGCTCACCCGCACCTATCTCTGGCGGCGCGGACTCCGGCGCAAGCAGGCGTTCTTCGGGCTGCCGACGCACTCGGAGTGCCTGCTCGTCGTCAACCGGGACGCGGGGGCCGAGGGCGCGGTGCACCGCTTCGACGTGTTCGCGCTGCTCGAACTCGCCTCGCTCATCAAGGACTGCGGGGCGCACGCGCGCATCGCCCAGCACGACGCGACCCAGCAGGGCTTCGGGGTGCGCACCGAATTCTGCCTGGGCGGCCCCTACTCGAACCGCCGTATGGCCGCCCATCTCTCCGCCCTGCTGCCGGGCGTCAGCATGAACGTGGACTCCGAACCCGTGGCGGACCGGGGCGCGTTCACCATCGGCGGCGAGCGGTACCTGGTGGAGGGCGGGGTCGTCGAGTACGTGATACTCGCGCGGGTCACCGCCGGTCAGGGGCAGCGGCCCGTGTTCCTCTTCTGCGGCCAGCGCGCCATCACCAACCAGGCGGCCACCCGCTACCTCGCCCGCAACCACGAGAAGCTGGCCCGCAAGCACGGCGACGGCACCTTCTGCCTGCTCCTGAAGGTCGTCAACTCCCTCGCCTACGGGCCGGACGTGGTGGAGGTCGTCGCCGACGTCACCCGCGCGGCCCTCGCGGCCCCGACAGCTCCAGCGGCAGCGACTTGATCCCGTTGACGAAGTTGGAGACCAGCCGGCGCGGCGGCCCGGCGAGCGCGTAGGGCCCCAGCAGCCGCAGCGCCTCCTCGTGCAGGACGCGCAGTTGGAGCCGGGCGAAGTGGGCGCCGAGGCAGACGTGCGGGCCGTCGCCGAAGGAGACGTGCGGATTGGGGGTGCGGGCCAGGTCGAGGCGGTGCGGGCGGCTGAAGACGCGCTCGTCGTGGTTGGCCGAGGCGTGGCAGACGACGACCTTGTCGCCCGCCCGGATGCGCTGCCCGGCGAGCTCGGTGTCCCGTACGGCGGTGCGCCGGAAGGTGAGCACGGGCGGATGCCACCGCAGCAGCTCCTCGACCGCGCTCTCGACGCCCGCCCCGCCCGTGCGCAGCAGCCGCTGCGCGTCCGGGTCCTCGGCCAGCGCCAGGAAACCGCCGGGCGCCGCGCTGCGCACGGTGTCGTTGCCCGCCACGGTCAGCAGGAAGAAGAACATCTCCAGTTCGGGGTCGCCGAGCCCGCCGTGGGCCAGCGCGGTCATCACGTCGTCGGCGGGCTCGCGCCGCTTGTGCGCGGCCAGGTCGTGCGCGTACGCGAACATCTCCCGCAGCATCGCGGGCGAGCGCGGGTTCACCGGCCGCCCGTCCGGCCCCAGGACCGGCGGCTCGTCCGGGTCCTGGTAGCCGATGACCCGCTCGGTCCACTCCAGGAGCAGCCCCCGGTCGCTCCGGGGCACCCCGAGCAGATCGGCGAGGTTGAGCAGGGCGTAGTCGTCGGTGACCTCGGTGACCAGGTCGAGGACCCCGCCCTCGGCGCCGTCCCGGGCCGCGCCCAGGAGCGTGCGCGCCCGGGTCCGCACCGCCTGCGCGAACCGGTCGGTGCGGCGGGGCGTGAAGGCGCGGCTGACCAGGCGGCGCAGTCTGCCGTGGTCGTGGCCGCCGCCGCCCGCACCGGCCGGGTCCTGGTTGAGCATCATGCGGCGGATGAAGGGCAGGTCGTCCGGGTCCGGGTCGCGGATCTGGGTGGCGCCGAGCGCGGAGGAGTAGGCGCCCGGGTCCTTGAGCACCCGTACCACGTCGGCGTGCCGGGTCACCGCCCAGAAGCCGGGGCCGGCCGGCCAGCCGAGCACCTCGTACTCCTCCTGCCAGGCCACCGGGTGCCGGTCGCGCAGCTCCCGGTAGTCGTCGTGGGGCGGCCCGGCGGCGTACCGGCGCGGGTCGAAGACGTCCGGCAGATCACTCATCGCACCACGGTGACGGCTGCCTCGGGTCCCCGGCAAGACCGCCCCGGGTCCTCACGCGGGTGGGGTCAGAAGGGGCACTGCTCGGGGCCGTGCGTGGTGTCGGTGCCCTGGACCGTCACCAGGATCCGTCCGCCGCGCTGGGCCGCGTGGGCCGCCGTGCACACCAGCTGCCGGCGCGCGAGGGCGGAGAAGTCGCGCACGGCGCGCGGGATCACGACGCGGATCTCGTCGCCGTTGGTGTTGACGACGATCGACCCGTAGTAGTTGGGCAGTTCGGTGGTCAGCCCCGCGGCCCGCTCGCTGTCGGTGGGGCCCTTCAGGAGCAGCAGGAGCGCGTTGCCGGGCGCCGCGCGGGTCACTCCGGGGCGGACGACGGGGAGCAGCCCGGCCGGGCCCTTGAGGTAGAGCGTGGTGCTGTCGCTGTCGGACGGGACCACCTTGGCGGTCGCGGCGTCGCCCACCTCGACGACGCCGGACGCCTGGATGCCGCACCCGGTCGCCAGGAGCAGCGCGGACAGCACCAGCGCGGTGGCGCGGCTCCCCCTCACGAGCGGTCCTCCCCGCCCGGCTGTCGCAGCGGCAGCTCCACGGTGAACACCGCGCCGCCCTCGGGGCGGTTGGCGGCCCGGACCGTGCCGCCGTGCAGCCGCACGTTCTCCAGGGTGATGGCGAGTCCGAGGCCGCTGCCCGCCGAGCGGGTACGGGCCGCGTCGGCCTTGAAGAAGCGGTCGAAGATGTGCGGCAGGACGGCCGGGGCGATCCCGGGCCCGCCGTCGTGGACCTCGGTGACCACCCGGACGCCCTCGGCCCGCTCCTCGGCGCGCAGCGTGATCCGCACGGGGGCGCCGCCGTGCCGCAGCGCGTTGCCGACGAGGTTGGCGACGACGATGTCGAAGCGCCGGGGGTCGAGCATCGCCCGGATGCCGACGGGGAGTTCGACGGCGACCTGCTCCTCCCAGCGCCTGCGCTGGAGGGTCTTGGCGATGGTTTCGGCGACGTCCACCTCGTCGAGGTTGAGCTCGGCGGCCCGCGCGTCGAAGCGGGAGATCTCCATCAGGTCCTCGACGAGGGTGGCGAGCTTGCCGGTCTCGGCGGAGACCAGCCGTACGGCGGCGGCCGTGTCGGGGTCGAGCCGGTCGGCGTCCTCGTCGAGGACCTCGGTGACGGCGAGCATCCCGGCCAGCGGGGTGCGCAGCTCGTGCGAGACGTCGGCGGCGAACCGGCGTGCCCTGGCCTCGGCCTTCTGGAGCTCCTCCACGGACCGTTCGAGCGCCTCGGCCGACTCGTTGAACGTCCAGGCCAGATCGGCCAGTTCGTCGGAGCCCTTCACCTCGATCCGGGTGTCGAGGCGGCCCTTGCCCATGCTGCTCGCGGCCCGCCGCAGATCGCGCACCGGCCGCAGCACGCTGCGCGCGGCGAGCAGCGCGGGCACCAGGGCGACGGCGAGCGCGGGCAGCGCGCCGTCCCGGGCGGCGCTGACCATGGCCTTGACGTTGTCGTCCTCGGTGGTGAGCGGCATCACCGCGTAGACCATGATGCCGGTGGGCTGCTCCCGGCGCGGGTCGTCGGAGCCGATCAGCACCGGCATGCCGATGGTCAGCCAGGGCTGGCCGTCCTTGACCACCCGCTGGAAGGAGCCGTGCGGATTGGTCCCGGCGCGCCCGCGCAGCTCCTGGGTGACGACGGTGGAGGTGGTCGCCATGACGTTGGAGGCGCGCAGGCTGCCGTACTCGGCGAAGACGGTCCAGGGGTGCGGCTTGCCCTGGCGGGCCAGGACCGTGCAGAGCTCGTGGAGCGAGGTGCGGGTCATCGGCAGCGTGACGGTCTGGGCGCCGATCTGGTCGCGCAGCTGGGCGACGGCGGTGTCCTGGGCCTGCTGGAGGATGGCCGAGCGGGCCTCCTGGTAGATCAGGGTGGCGGTGGTCCCGGCGGCGATCACGGCGACCAGCAGGAACGCGGCGATCAGCCGGGCACGCAGGCCGAGCCGGCGGACCCGCTTCAGCGCGCGGATCACCGCAGCGGGCCGAAGCGGTAGCCGAAGCCGCGGACGGTCTGGATGTAGCGGGGGCTGCCCGGCACGTCCTCGATCTTGTGCCGCAGCCGCCGTACGCAGGCGTCGACCAGCCGCGCGTCCCCGTGGTAGCTGTGCTCCCACACCGACTCCAGGAGCTGCTGGCGGCTGAAGACCTGCTCGGGCGAGGCCGCCAGGTGCAGCAGCAGCTTCAGCTCGGAGGGGGCCAGCGGCAGCCGCTCGCCGGACTTGGCGGCGGTCAGACCGGCCCGGTCCAGGGCCAGTTCGCCGTGGAACTCCAGGCCGGGCCGCCCGCCGGGATCGGCGAGGCGGCGCAGGACGGCCCGGATGCGGGCCTCGATGACCTCGGTGCGGGCGGGCTTGACGATGTAGTCGTCGGCGCCCGCCTCCAGGCCGATGACCACGTCGAAGTCGTCGCCGCGCGCGGTGAGCATGATGATGGGCAGCTGGCTGGTCTCGCGTATCCGGCGGCAGACCTGGACGCCGTTGATGCCGGGCAGCATCAGATCGAGCAGCACCAGTTCGGGCTGGAACGCCTTGAGCTCGGCGAGGCCCGCCTCGCCGCTCTCGGCCGCCCGCACCTCGTGGCCGCGCCTGCGCAGCCCGAGCTCGACCCCTTCCCGTACGGAGGGGTCGTCCTCGATGAGCAGCACGCGTGGCATGAGCGTCAGTATCCCAGCAGTCTCGGAGGTCTCGGATGTCACAAAGGTCTCAGCGGGATCAGTGGTCCCACTGATCCCGGAAGCTCGGGCGGGCGGGGCCCGGGCCGGTCAGCGGCCCCGGCCGCCGCGCAGCTTGCCGAGCATGTCGTTGATGCCGTCCAGCCGCAGCGGGCGGGCCAGCAGGGCCAGCGCCACGAGCAGGACGGCGGCGCCCGCGCCGGTCGCCGCGAGGTCGCCGAGCCCGTCGGTGGCGCGGGCCGCCGCGTATCCGGCCAGCGCCGCCGGCACACAGCCGAGCAGCAGCCGCACATGGACGAGGAGCGACGGGGAGCGCAGCAGACCGGCGTTGCCGCCGAGCCTGCGGTTCAGGACGTACGCGGTGACGGCCCAGCCGGCGAAGAGCGCCAGCGAGTACGCCGCCGCCATCCCGGTCACCGCCCAGCGCGCGGGCAGCAGCACATAGGCGAACGCGGAGAACCCGGCGTTGCACGCGGCGATGACCAGGTTCAGCACGAACGGGGTGCGGGTGTCGCTCAGGGCGTAGAAGCCGCGCGAGAGCACGTACTGCCCGGAGAAGGCGATCAGGCCGGGCGCGAACGCCATCAGCATCCCGGCCATCACCTCGACGTCGCCGGGGCTGGTCCGGCCGTAGCCGAAGACCGCGCCCATCAGCCAGGGCGCCAGCGCGAACAGCGCGCACGCGGCCGGCACGATCATGGCGGCGCTGGTGCGCAGCCCGTACGAGAGGTCGCGCCGCACCCCCGCCGGGTCGTCCTCGGCCGCCGCCCGGCTCATCCTCGGCATCAGCGCGGTGAGCAGCGAGACGGTCACGATGCCGTGCGGGACGACCCACAGCATGTACGCGTTGGTGTAGGCGGTGTAGCCCGCGCCGCCCGCGACGTGCTGCTGCTGGGCGTGCTGTCCGGCGATGGTGGAGAGCCGGGTCACCACCCAGTACGCCAGCTGGTTGGTCAGGACGAGCAGCACCAGCCAGCCCGCCGAGCGCAGCGGGCGGGTGATGCCGCTGCCGCGCCAGTCGAAGCGCGGGCGCCAGCGGAACCGGGCCGCGCCCAGCGCCGGGATCAGGGCCAGCGCCTGGACGGCGATCCCGGCGGTGGTGCCCCAGCCCAGGACGCGGGTGTCGCCCGCGCTCAGCGTCGAGCCGGAGGTTCCGGCGGTCCACAGGTAGAGCCCGAACACGGCGATGACGACGAGGTTGTTGAGGACCGGGGTCCACATCATGGCGCCGAAGCGCCCCCGGGCGTTGAGCACCTGCCCGAAGAGGGTGAACAGGCCGTAGAAGAGGATCTGCGGCAGGCAGTAGCGGGCGAAGGCGACCGTGAGGTCGGCCTGGGCGCCGGTGTAGTCGGTGTACAGGCCGACGATCTTCGGCGCGGCGAGCACGGCGGCGGCGGTGAGGACGGTCAGGGCCGCGACGCAGGCGGTGAGCAGCCGGTCGGTGTACGCCTTGCCGCCGTCGGCGTGCTCCTTGGCGGCGCGGACCAGTTCGGGCACGAACACCGCGTTCAGGGTGCCGCCGATGAGCAGGGTGTAGAGGATGTTCGGCACGTTGTTGGCGACCGCGAAGCCGTCGCCGACGAGCCCGGTGCCCAGGGCCGCGGCCACCACCGCCGAGCGGACGAAGCCGGTGCCGCGGGAGACGAGCGAGCCGGCCGCCATCACCGCGCCGCTGCGGGCGACGGACGCCTTGGCCGCGTGCCGGGGGCCGGTGTGGACGGGGGCCGTCACCGGCGGGCCAGATATGCCTGGAAGGCGCGGTACAGCGCGTGGTTGGCGGTTCCCTGCATCGGTGTTTCCCACTCCCCCAGCGTCTCGACGACCTGACCGCCGGTGCCGAGCTTCCAGCGCAGCAGGCCGAACGGGCGGTCGTCCGGGTCAAGAGTGGAGGGTACCCCGCGCATGTCGTACACCTGTGCGCCCAGGGCGTGCGCGTCCAGCAGCATCTGCCACTGGAGGGCGTTGCTGGGCCGCACCTCGCGGCGGTGGTCGGCGGAGGCGCCGGTCTGGTACCAGACCCGGTCGCCGACGGTGATCATGGTGTGGGCGGCCAGCACCTCGCCCCGGTGGAGGGCGAGGTAGAGGCGCATCCGGCCGGGGTGCTCCTCGTTGAGGACCGCGTACTGGCGCTCGTAGTACGCCAGCGAGCGGCCGAGGCGGAAGCCGTCGCGCTCCTCGGTGATGCGCAGCAATCGATAGAATTCAGGCAGATCGGCCGCGCCGCCGATGACCACCTCGA includes:
- the murJ gene encoding murein biosynthesis integral membrane protein MurJ: MTAPVHTGPRHAAKASVARSGAVMAAGSLVSRGTGFVRSAVVAAALGTGLVGDGFAVANNVPNILYTLLIGGTLNAVFVPELVRAAKEHADGGKAYTDRLLTACVAALTVLTAAAVLAAPKIVGLYTDYTGAQADLTVAFARYCLPQILFYGLFTLFGQVLNARGRFGAMMWTPVLNNLVVIAVFGLYLWTAGTSGSTLSAGDTRVLGWGTTAGIAVQALALIPALGAARFRWRPRFDWRGSGITRPLRSAGWLVLLVLTNQLAYWVVTRLSTIAGQHAQQQHVAGGAGYTAYTNAYMLWVVPHGIVTVSLLTALMPRMSRAAAEDDPAGVRRDLSYGLRTSAAMIVPAACALFALAPWLMGAVFGYGRTSPGDVEVMAGMLMAFAPGLIAFSGQYVLSRGFYALSDTRTPFVLNLVIAACNAGFSAFAYVLLPARWAVTGMAAAYSLALFAGWAVTAYVLNRRLGGNAGLLRSPSLLVHVRLLLGCVPAALAGYAAARATDGLGDLAATGAGAAVLLVALALLARPLRLDGINDMLGKLRGGRGR
- a CDS encoding ATP-binding protein, which produces MIRALKRVRRLGLRARLIAAFLLVAVIAAGTTATLIYQEARSAILQQAQDTAVAQLRDQIGAQTVTLPMTRTSLHELCTVLARQGKPHPWTVFAEYGSLRASNVMATTSTVVTQELRGRAGTNPHGSFQRVVKDGQPWLTIGMPVLIGSDDPRREQPTGIMVYAVMPLTTEDDNVKAMVSAARDGALPALAVALVPALLAARSVLRPVRDLRRAASSMGKGRLDTRIEVKGSDELADLAWTFNESAEALERSVEELQKAEARARRFAADVSHELRTPLAGMLAVTEVLDEDADRLDPDTAAAVRLVSAETGKLATLVEDLMEISRFDARAAELNLDEVDVAETIAKTLQRRRWEEQVAVELPVGIRAMLDPRRFDIVVANLVGNALRHGGAPVRITLRAEERAEGVRVVTEVHDGGPGIAPAVLPHIFDRFFKADAARTRSAGSGLGLAITLENVRLHGGTVRAANRPEGGAVFTVELPLRQPGGEDRS
- a CDS encoding cytochrome P450, with the protein product MSDLPDVFDPRRYAAGPPHDDYRELRDRHPVAWQEEYEVLGWPAGPGFWAVTRHADVVRVLKDPGAYSSALGATQIRDPDPDDLPFIRRMMLNQDPAGAGGGGHDHGRLRRLVSRAFTPRRTDRFAQAVRTRARTLLGAARDGAEGGVLDLVTEVTDDYALLNLADLLGVPRSDRGLLLEWTERVIGYQDPDEPPVLGPDGRPVNPRSPAMLREMFAYAHDLAAHKRREPADDVMTALAHGGLGDPELEMFFFLLTVAGNDTVRSAAPGGFLALAEDPDAQRLLRTGGAGVESAVEELLRWHPPVLTFRRTAVRDTELAGQRIRAGDKVVVCHASANHDERVFSRPHRLDLARTPNPHVSFGDGPHVCLGAHFARLQLRVLHEEALRLLGPYALAGPPRRLVSNFVNGIKSLPLELSGPRGPRG
- a CDS encoding response regulator, translating into MPRVLLIEDDPSVREGVELGLRRRGHEVRAAESGEAGLAELKAFQPELVLLDLMLPGINGVQVCRRIRETSQLPIIMLTARGDDFDVVIGLEAGADDYIVKPARTEVIEARIRAVLRRLADPGGRPGLEFHGELALDRAGLTAAKSGERLPLAPSELKLLLHLAASPEQVFSRQQLLESVWEHSYHGDARLVDACVRRLRHKIEDVPGSPRYIQTVRGFGYRFGPLR